The Formosa sp. Hel1_33_131 genome window below encodes:
- a CDS encoding Sec-independent protein translocase subunit TatA/TatB → MIHTHFLFISGTEITFILFIVILVFGADKIPGIAKGMGKGMRTLKDATNDIKGEIQKSADKNGIDTSITKDVKEELDKVKEEVKDLTGSVRRNF, encoded by the coding sequence ATGATACACACGCACTTTTTATTTATTAGTGGTACTGAAATCACGTTTATATTATTTATCGTGATTCTGGTGTTTGGGGCGGATAAAATTCCTGGCATTGCAAAAGGCATGGGTAAAGGCATGCGTACGCTCAAGGATGCGACCAATGATATCAAAGGAGAAATTCAAAAAAGTGCCGATAAAAATGGCATCGATACTTCGATTACTAAAGATGTAAAGGAAGAACTTGATAAAGTAAAAGAAGAGGTCAAAGACCTAACAGGATCTGTCCGTCGAAATTTCTAA
- a CDS encoding carboxypeptidase-like regulatory domain-containing protein has protein sequence MTVGIAHAQKVELSGKIITNGELEGIHVINKTSYRYTTTDQNGLFIVEGKLSDSLYFSSIQYLPKTIVLTAQHINSKSITVSLSESINALDEVMIGTVLTGDLNSDITNSEVERPMDFYDLGIPGYTGLRMNLAERRLFEADAGPLVIGLGLNFSKLLNMMSGRTKMLKEQLKLDKDKKTIQYIKDVVGPIFFTTNELKKDKRVEFYYFCADAPDFLQRCRGRSELEILQFLEDKLKAFKIASLSKN, from the coding sequence ATGACAGTAGGTATTGCTCATGCTCAAAAGGTGGAACTCTCAGGTAAAATTATTACCAATGGAGAGCTAGAAGGGATTCATGTCATTAATAAAACGTCTTACCGTTATACCACCACCGATCAAAATGGATTGTTTATCGTAGAAGGAAAACTGTCGGATTCGCTTTATTTTTCATCCATTCAATACCTTCCAAAAACCATTGTTTTGACAGCGCAGCATATCAACAGTAAATCAATCACGGTGAGCCTTTCTGAATCTATCAATGCCTTAGATGAGGTAATGATTGGAACGGTCTTAACTGGTGATTTGAATTCGGACATTACAAACTCTGAGGTCGAACGTCCCATGGACTTTTACGATTTAGGAATTCCGGGCTATACAGGTCTGCGAATGAATTTGGCAGAAAGACGTCTTTTTGAAGCAGATGCAGGTCCTCTTGTTATTGGTTTAGGTTTAAATTTTTCCAAGCTCCTTAATATGATGTCTGGTCGTACTAAAATGCTTAAAGAACAACTCAAACTAGATAAAGACAAAAAAACCATTCAGTATATAAAAGACGTTGTAGGGCCGATTTTTTTTACAACCAATGAGTTAAAAAAAGATAAGCGTGTAGAATTTTACTATTTCTGTGCAGATGCGCCTGATTTTTTACAACGCTGTCGAGGACGAAGTGAATTAGAAATTTTACAATTCTTAGAGGATAAATTAAAAGCTTTCAAAATTGCAAGTTTGTCTAAAAATTAA
- the pepE gene encoding dipeptidase PepE — translation MKQILIASTSTVHGSGYLDYLLDALKIHFKNVETILFIPYARPGGMSHDAYTEIVQLAFSKIGKTVKGLHEFEHPKEALKNAEGIFAGGGNTFVLVDQLYKMDVFNELKTAIESGTPYVGTSAGSNICGLTIGTSNDMPIAYPKSFQTLGLVPFNINPHYLDPDPSSTHMGETRETRIQEFHHFNSQPVIGLREGSYLEVLGSKITLKGPLNARVFEKNKTPYELKPESDVSGLN, via the coding sequence ATGAAACAAATCCTAATTGCGAGCACCTCTACCGTGCATGGCAGTGGTTATTTAGACTATCTGTTGGACGCTTTAAAAATTCATTTTAAGAATGTAGAAACCATTCTCTTTATTCCGTATGCACGTCCCGGTGGGATGTCGCATGATGCCTATACAGAAATTGTCCAACTGGCTTTTTCTAAAATAGGAAAAACAGTCAAAGGGCTGCATGAATTTGAGCATCCAAAAGAAGCTCTAAAAAATGCAGAAGGAATTTTTGCAGGCGGAGGTAATACATTTGTTTTGGTAGATCAACTTTACAAAATGGATGTCTTTAACGAACTAAAAACTGCGATTGAATCGGGTACGCCTTATGTAGGTACCAGTGCCGGAAGTAATATTTGTGGTCTTACCATTGGCACATCGAACGATATGCCGATTGCCTATCCAAAAAGTTTTCAAACATTGGGACTTGTTCCATTTAATATCAATCCACACTATTTAGACCCAGATCCGAGCAGCACGCATATGGGCGAAACCCGTGAAACCAGAATACAAGAATTTCATCACTTTAATTCACAGCCCGTTATTGGACTCAGAGAAGGGAGTTATTTGGAAGTTCTAGGATCAAAAATCACGCTGAAAGGACCCTTAAACGCACGAGTGTTTGAGAAAAATAAAACGCCTTATGAGCTAAAGCCAGAGTCGGATGTGTCGGGTTTGAATTAA
- a CDS encoding GNAT family N-acetyltransferase, producing MQFQFKIILADSIEIVVPLVKKMSKESITEALLLERFKEMVSQNYECIGVYDGDKLMGVSGLWFCTRHYSGRSVELDHVFIDDAYRNKGLGTLFINWIEDYVKSKGYQAIELNAYIDNEPSQKFYERDGFQKLGYHFVKVIG from the coding sequence ATGCAATTTCAATTCAAAATTATCCTCGCCGACTCCATTGAGATCGTAGTGCCATTAGTCAAAAAAATGTCTAAAGAATCGATTACCGAAGCCCTGCTTTTAGAACGTTTTAAGGAAATGGTATCTCAGAATTATGAATGTATAGGTGTTTATGACGGGGATAAACTTATGGGTGTCTCTGGCTTGTGGTTTTGCACCCGCCATTATTCAGGGCGCAGTGTAGAATTGGATCATGTATTTATTGACGATGCCTATAGAAACAAAGGATTAGGGACTCTTTTTATCAATTGGATTGAGGACTATGTCAAATCAAAAGGCTATCAGGCGATTGAACTCAATGCCTATATTGATAATGAACCTTCTCAGAAATTCTACGAAAGAGATGGGTTTCAAAAATTAGGATATCATTTTGTGAAAGTGATTGGGTGA
- the gpmI gene encoding 2,3-bisphosphoglycerate-independent phosphoglycerate mutase, giving the protein MNKKVILMILDGWGKSPDPKVSAIDNANTQFIDSLYTKYGHASLRTDGLHVGLPEGQMGNSEVGHMNLGAGRIVYQDLAKINLAVTNDTLKDETVLKDALLYANKNNKAVHLLGLVSDGGVHSHLNHLYGLLDVIEDHGVEKSFIHAFTDGRDVDPKSGYGFISELETRLESSSAKLATITGRYYAMDRDNRWERVKIAYDALVNSEGVHSNNATETIESNYNDGLTDEFLKPIIMTDTNSEPVAKIEEGDVVLFFNFRTDRGRELTEVLSQNDKHEYNMHKLNLHYVTMTNYDDNFKNIQVIFNKDNVTNTLGEVLETHGKTQLRMAETEKYPHVTFFFSGGREAPFEGESRIMKNSPKVATYDLKPEMSAFELKDALVTELKKETLDFVCLNFANGDMVGHTGVMEAAIKACEAVDTCVEAVVTTALEHNYTTLLIADHGNCETMINPDGSPNTAHTTNPVPIILIDKELTSIKDGVLGDIAPTILKLIGVEKPDVMTQSSLI; this is encoded by the coding sequence ATGAACAAGAAAGTTATTTTAATGATTTTAGATGGATGGGGAAAATCTCCTGATCCAAAAGTATCTGCAATTGATAATGCAAATACCCAATTTATTGATTCTTTATATACAAAGTATGGACATGCGAGCCTCCGAACCGATGGATTGCACGTAGGGCTTCCAGAAGGTCAAATGGGCAATAGTGAAGTTGGACACATGAATTTGGGTGCAGGGCGTATTGTATATCAGGATCTTGCTAAAATCAATTTGGCTGTGACTAACGACACATTGAAAGATGAGACTGTTTTAAAGGACGCTTTACTGTATGCAAATAAAAACAATAAAGCGGTGCATCTTTTGGGATTGGTGAGTGATGGAGGTGTGCACTCTCATTTGAATCATTTATATGGACTCTTGGATGTCATTGAAGATCATGGCGTTGAAAAGTCTTTTATTCATGCGTTTACAGACGGTAGAGATGTGGATCCTAAATCGGGCTATGGATTTATTTCTGAACTCGAAACACGTTTAGAGTCTTCTTCTGCAAAACTGGCAACCATTACGGGACGCTATTACGCGATGGATCGTGATAACCGTTGGGAACGTGTGAAAATCGCCTATGATGCCTTGGTTAATAGTGAAGGTGTGCATTCTAACAATGCGACTGAAACCATTGAATCTAATTATAACGATGGACTGACTGATGAATTCTTAAAACCAATTATCATGACGGATACCAACAGTGAACCGGTTGCCAAAATTGAAGAAGGTGATGTGGTGTTATTCTTTAATTTTAGAACCGATCGTGGAAGAGAATTAACGGAAGTTCTCAGTCAAAATGACAAGCATGAATACAATATGCACAAGCTCAACTTGCATTATGTGACCATGACAAATTACGATGATAATTTTAAAAATATTCAAGTTATCTTTAACAAAGACAACGTTACAAACACGCTTGGAGAAGTGCTTGAAACGCATGGAAAAACACAGCTTAGAATGGCTGAAACGGAGAAATATCCACATGTCACTTTTTTCTTTTCTGGAGGGCGTGAAGCCCCTTTTGAAGGTGAAAGTCGTATTATGAAAAATTCGCCTAAAGTTGCGACTTATGATCTTAAGCCTGAAATGAGTGCTTTTGAACTTAAAGATGCTCTTGTTACAGAACTCAAAAAAGAAACACTTGATTTTGTGTGTTTAAATTTCGCCAATGGCGATATGGTTGGACATACAGGTGTAATGGAAGCTGCTATTAAAGCCTGTGAAGCGGTTGACACTTGTGTGGAAGCTGTGGTCACAACGGCTTTGGAACACAACTATACGACCTTGCTGATTGCGGATCATGGGAATTGCGAAACGATGATTAACCCTGATGGATCGCCCAATACAGCACATACCACCAATCCGGTTCCAATCATTTTAATTGACAAAGAACTCACCTCTATAAAGGACGGTGTTCTTGGTGATATTGCACCTACTATTTTAAAACTCATAGGAGTTGAAAAACCTGATGTGATGACTCAAAGTAGCTTAATCTAA
- a CDS encoding BT0820 family HAD-type phosphatase: protein MDLTKTFTLAIDFDGTIVEDAYPKVGKAKIFAFETLKKLQQDGHRLILWTYRYGETLQEAVDFCKENGLEFYAVNCSFPNEVYDPKKSRKINADLFIDDRNVGGFYGWGEIYQFLTDSDNPLSLPKKKGFLGLFKS from the coding sequence ATGGACTTAACCAAAACCTTCACCCTAGCAATTGATTTTGACGGAACGATCGTGGAAGATGCGTATCCAAAAGTTGGAAAGGCAAAAATATTTGCTTTTGAAACCTTAAAAAAACTACAACAAGATGGCCATCGGTTGATTCTTTGGACCTATCGCTATGGAGAAACGTTGCAGGAAGCTGTCGATTTTTGTAAAGAAAATGGACTTGAATTTTATGCTGTGAACTGTAGTTTTCCGAACGAAGTGTACGACCCTAAAAAAAGCAGAAAAATAAATGCAGACCTTTTTATCGATGATAGAAACGTTGGGGGCTTTTATGGATGGGGCGAAATTTATCAATTCCTAACAGACAGCGACAACCCTTTATCACTTCCAAAGAAAAAAGGATTTTTGGGGCTATTCAAGTCTTAA
- the map gene encoding type I methionyl aminopeptidase, translating to MLTLKSKEEIELIRESALIVSKTLGMLAAEVKPGVTTLHLDALAETFIRDHGAIPGFLGMYGFPNTLCMSPNDQVVHGIPNDTPLVEGDIISIDCGALKNEFYGDHAYTFSVGEIDDETQKLLDVSKASLYEGIRAFKHNNRVGDVGYAIQNYCESHGYGVVRELIGHGIGRIMHEEPEMPNYGKRGRGKKFQEGMVVAIEPMINMGTHKIKHHNDGWTITTKDNKPSAHFEHNVALVDGQPELLSTFAYVYEALGIKSNEEDGLRINPLTL from the coding sequence ATGCTCACGCTTAAATCAAAAGAAGAAATAGAACTCATTCGCGAAAGCGCACTCATTGTTTCCAAAACATTAGGGATGCTTGCTGCCGAGGTGAAACCCGGCGTTACCACCTTACATTTGGACGCTCTTGCAGAAACATTTATTAGAGATCACGGGGCAATTCCTGGGTTTTTGGGGATGTACGGATTTCCAAACACATTGTGCATGAGTCCAAACGATCAAGTCGTTCATGGAATTCCTAACGATACACCGCTTGTGGAAGGCGATATTATTTCGATTGATTGTGGTGCTTTAAAAAATGAATTTTATGGCGATCATGCTTACACCTTTTCAGTAGGTGAAATTGATGATGAAACTCAAAAATTATTAGACGTTTCTAAGGCATCGCTTTATGAAGGCATTCGCGCCTTTAAACACAACAATCGTGTAGGAGATGTTGGTTATGCAATTCAAAATTACTGTGAATCCCATGGCTATGGCGTGGTGAGAGAACTCATCGGACACGGAATTGGACGCATCATGCATGAAGAACCCGAAATGCCAAATTATGGAAAACGAGGCCGTGGAAAAAAATTCCAAGAAGGCATGGTGGTGGCTATCGAGCCTATGATTAATATGGGAACGCATAAAATCAAACATCACAACGATGGATGGACCATCACTACAAAAGACAATAAACCAAGTGCCCATTTTGAACACAATGTCGCGCTTGTAGATGGGCAACCAGAATTATTATCAACCTTCGCTTATGTTTATGAAGCGTTAGGCATAAAAAGCAATGAAGAAGACGGATTACGAATCAATCCTTTAACACTATAA
- a CDS encoding DUF3050 domain-containing protein yields the protein MSRLKAIELQLEPLREQLKSHPLYSTLSNMSDVAVFMEKHVFAVWDFMSLLKSLQNHLTNVNVPWTPKGGGGTARFINEIVMAEESDLNELGVPMSHYEMYIDAMDQVNADTSAIGLFVNAIQNGDSLETAAKRIDLETPILEFIQFTMEVVNSNKPHCIASAFTFGREDVIPDMFLEIVSQSQTQDNDKTYGKLLYYLNRHIELDGDEHGPISLKMVAELCGEDTTKWDEVLETAKEALKFRLKLWDHITEAILKLNTLEVQNT from the coding sequence ATGAGTCGCTTAAAAGCAATTGAATTACAACTAGAACCCCTTCGTGAACAACTAAAATCACATCCTTTATACAGCACACTTTCCAACATGAGTGATGTGGCTGTGTTTATGGAAAAACATGTGTTTGCCGTATGGGATTTTATGTCCTTATTAAAATCACTTCAAAATCATTTAACCAATGTGAATGTTCCTTGGACGCCAAAAGGTGGCGGAGGAACGGCACGGTTTATCAATGAAATTGTGATGGCCGAAGAAAGCGACCTCAACGAACTGGGAGTGCCGATGAGTCACTACGAAATGTATATAGACGCCATGGATCAAGTGAACGCAGATACAAGTGCCATAGGCTTGTTTGTAAACGCGATTCAAAACGGAGATTCCCTTGAAACGGCTGCCAAACGCATTGATTTAGAGACCCCTATTTTAGAGTTTATACAATTCACTATGGAAGTGGTGAATTCTAACAAACCGCACTGTATTGCTTCGGCTTTTACGTTTGGGAGAGAAGATGTGATTCCAGATATGTTTTTAGAAATTGTGAGCCAATCGCAAACTCAAGACAATGATAAAACCTATGGTAAATTACTTTACTATTTGAACCGTCATATCGAATTAGATGGCGATGAACACGGCCCAATTTCATTGAAAATGGTGGCTGAACTTTGTGGCGAAGACACTACTAAATGGGACGAAGTTTTGGAGACAGCAAAAGAGGCTTTGAAATTTCGTCTTAAATTGTGGGATCATATTACAGAAGCTATTTTAAAACTTAATACATTAGAGGTTCAAAACACTTAA
- a CDS encoding class I SAM-dependent methyltransferase, whose protein sequence is MKTLFKFILNLIPRPILIKLSYVAQPFLVLFLKGTTYTDPIDGKSFRKFLPYGYGKQRENVLSPSTLSLERHRLLWLYLKNETDFFSTPKKVLHFAPEQAFHKQFKKINHFDYVTTDLNSPIAMVKADICKLPFESDSFDVILCNHVLEHILDDTTAMQELYRVMRPGGMGIFQIPQDLNRETTFENHSITDKKERTKIFGQYDHVRIYGRDYFDTLRSVGFKVDEVDYTATLSDQEIDKYRLAKGEIIPVVYKM, encoded by the coding sequence TTGAAAACACTTTTTAAGTTTATTTTAAATTTAATACCACGGCCGATACTCATTAAATTGAGCTATGTCGCCCAACCCTTTCTCGTTTTATTTTTAAAAGGCACCACCTACACAGACCCAATTGATGGCAAGAGTTTCCGAAAGTTCTTACCTTATGGGTATGGGAAACAACGTGAGAATGTCCTCTCACCTTCTACCCTTTCACTGGAACGCCACCGTTTATTGTGGTTGTATCTGAAAAATGAAACCGACTTTTTTAGCACCCCAAAAAAAGTATTGCATTTTGCTCCCGAGCAAGCGTTTCATAAACAGTTCAAAAAAATAAACCATTTTGATTATGTGACTACCGATCTGAATTCTCCCATTGCAATGGTGAAAGCCGATATTTGTAAGCTCCCATTTGAGTCTGACAGTTTTGATGTTATTTTGTGTAATCATGTGCTTGAGCATATTTTGGACGATACCACAGCCATGCAAGAGCTTTACCGGGTGATGCGTCCGGGAGGAATGGGGATCTTTCAAATTCCACAAGATTTAAATCGCGAGACTACTTTTGAGAATCATAGTATTACTGATAAAAAAGAGCGTACCAAAATTTTTGGACAGTATGACCACGTGCGGATTTATGGACGTGATTACTTTGACACGCTAAGATCGGTTGGTTTTAAAGTGGATGAAGTGGATTATACAGCTACATTATCTGATCAAGAAATTGACAAATACAGATTGGCTAAAGGCGAAATTATTCCTGTGGTTTATAAAATGTAA
- a CDS encoding peptidase domain-containing ABC transporter gives MSKTIKLSQKELQQTFTLQHDQSDCGVACLLSLIQYYGGSNHLEKLRELSGTTKQGTTLLGLFQAANQIGFSAKGNEADLQAIIDHKEPLILHVVIEERLQHYVVCYGYINDKFIIGDPAKGITTYTKEELESIWKSKTCLTLTPNKNFIKTETQSKNKKKWFLKLLKEDYRLISFSVLLGLAIAILGMAMAIFSQKLIDDILPSKDFTKLITGIALVAFLLLIRVLFTALRDYFLIRQTKDFNNRIVDRFYSSLLNLPKPFFDTRKIGELVARLNDTQRVQRVISQIVGNVVINALVTIVSLGFLFYYSWQTGLIASISLPFYFILIYSFNKRIITAQKEVMQGYAFSESNYITSMQGIAAVKNNNRQTIFQKINQLIYGSFQEKSFNLGKINVRLSVFSGVFSVLFLMSILGYTSIQVYNEVMQLGELMAVLGVAGSLLPSVASLALITIPINEAKVAFNRMYEFASMEKEQKGNMEISDFNSLEIKNLSFRFAGRSQLLKDINIRVNKNECIAIVGESGSGKSTLGQVLQKFYAFENGAIIINNKINFFDIDTKSWRTILGVVPQDVTIFGGNVITNILLGKEDTPENIVKFCQDYGFEIFINTLPQSYATILGEEGINLSGGQKQLIALMRALYKKPKVLLLDEFTSAMDRKTEKFVLDLLNKLKSELTIIFISHRLHSLPKIANRIYVLENGIISNFGTHDELMKTNNFYSLFWKEILV, from the coding sequence ATGAGTAAAACTATCAAACTCTCTCAAAAAGAATTACAACAGACTTTTACATTACAACACGACCAGTCCGATTGTGGAGTTGCTTGTTTGCTATCATTAATTCAATATTATGGAGGCTCAAACCATTTAGAGAAACTTCGTGAATTAAGTGGAACAACAAAACAAGGGACTACGCTTTTAGGATTGTTTCAAGCAGCTAATCAAATAGGGTTTTCAGCGAAAGGAAACGAAGCGGACTTACAAGCTATCATAGACCACAAAGAGCCATTAATTTTACATGTGGTCATTGAAGAACGTTTACAGCATTATGTGGTTTGTTATGGATATATAAATGACAAATTTATCATTGGTGACCCAGCAAAAGGAATCACGACTTACACCAAAGAGGAATTAGAAAGCATTTGGAAATCAAAAACCTGCCTTACACTTACGCCAAACAAAAATTTTATAAAAACCGAAACCCAAAGCAAAAACAAAAAAAAATGGTTTTTAAAATTGCTCAAGGAAGATTATCGTTTAATCTCTTTTAGTGTGTTGTTGGGTTTAGCTATTGCTATTTTGGGTATGGCAATGGCTATATTTTCGCAAAAATTAATTGATGATATTTTACCCTCAAAAGATTTCACAAAACTTATTACAGGCATTGCTCTCGTTGCCTTTTTGTTATTGATTAGAGTTTTGTTTACTGCTTTACGAGATTATTTTCTCATTCGCCAAACCAAAGATTTTAACAACCGTATTGTAGATCGTTTTTATTCTTCGCTGTTAAATTTACCAAAGCCCTTTTTTGATACGCGTAAAATTGGTGAGCTCGTTGCCCGTTTGAACGATACGCAACGTGTGCAGCGTGTTATTAGTCAGATTGTGGGTAATGTGGTTATTAATGCGTTAGTTACTATTGTTTCATTAGGTTTTCTATTTTACTATTCTTGGCAAACAGGCTTAATCGCTTCTATTAGTTTACCTTTTTATTTTATCCTCATTTATAGTTTTAACAAACGCATCATAACTGCTCAAAAAGAAGTGATGCAAGGCTACGCTTTTAGTGAGAGCAATTATATTACATCAATGCAAGGTATAGCCGCCGTAAAAAATAATAATAGGCAAACAATCTTTCAAAAGATAAACCAACTCATCTATGGGAGTTTTCAAGAGAAATCCTTTAACCTCGGTAAAATAAATGTACGTTTATCTGTTTTTTCAGGTGTATTTAGTGTGCTTTTCTTAATGAGTATTTTGGGTTACACTTCTATTCAAGTCTATAATGAAGTTATGCAATTGGGAGAATTAATGGCAGTTTTAGGCGTTGCAGGTAGTTTATTGCCATCTGTGGCTAGTTTGGCTTTAATAACCATTCCAATCAATGAAGCAAAAGTGGCCTTTAACAGAATGTATGAGTTTGCTTCTATGGAAAAAGAGCAAAAAGGGAATATGGAAATTTCAGACTTCAATTCGCTTGAAATTAAAAACTTGTCTTTCCGATTTGCTGGTAGAAGTCAATTATTGAAAGACATAAACATCAGAGTAAATAAAAACGAGTGTATTGCCATAGTTGGCGAAAGTGGTAGCGGTAAAAGCACGTTAGGTCAAGTCTTACAAAAATTCTATGCTTTTGAAAACGGAGCAATAATCATCAACAATAAAATTAATTTTTTTGATATAGACACAAAAAGTTGGCGTACTATTTTGGGTGTTGTACCTCAAGACGTCACTATATTTGGCGGTAATGTTATTACCAATATTCTTTTAGGCAAAGAAGATACACCTGAAAATATTGTAAAATTTTGTCAAGATTACGGTTTTGAAATTTTTATAAACACTTTACCGCAAAGTTATGCCACCATTTTGGGTGAAGAAGGCATTAATCTTTCTGGTGGACAAAAACAATTGATTGCTTTAATGCGTGCTTTATACAAAAAACCAAAGGTTTTATTATTGGATGAGTTTACCTCGGCAATGGACAGAAAAACAGAGAAGTTTGTTTTAGATTTATTAAATAAACTAAAATCTGAATTGACTATTATTTTCATATCTCATAGATTGCATTCATTACCGAAAATTGCTAACCGAATTTATGTTTTGGAAAACGGAATTATATCTAACTTTGGAACGCATGATGAATTAATGAAAACCAATAATTTTTACAGTTTATTTTGGAAAGAAATATTGGTTTAA
- a CDS encoding peroxiredoxin family protein, which produces MFKKLIFFIVVIGVLGLLSYLGYNIIIKAKEKKAIAEQLQTIPEFEFFTLEQQPFTKADLKPNLNAIFIYFNSDCDFCHYEAQNISDNLDSFKNVQFVFVSTESIEVIQNFSKQYNFYNQQNITFLYDNNSLFSSQFDATSIPYVLIYDKNQELIKKHKGQLNVKGVLRALQQNE; this is translated from the coding sequence ATGTTTAAAAAATTAATCTTCTTTATAGTTGTAATTGGTGTTTTAGGTTTGTTATCCTACCTAGGTTATAACATCATAATTAAAGCTAAAGAAAAAAAGGCAATAGCGGAACAACTTCAAACCATACCGGAGTTTGAATTCTTTACCCTAGAGCAACAACCGTTTACAAAAGCGGACCTAAAACCAAACTTAAATGCTATTTTTATTTACTTTAATAGTGACTGCGATTTTTGCCACTATGAGGCGCAAAACATTAGCGATAATTTAGATAGCTTTAAAAATGTACAATTCGTTTTTGTATCTACAGAATCGATTGAAGTCATTCAAAATTTTTCAAAACAATACAATTTTTACAATCAACAAAACATCACATTTTTATATGATAACAATAGCCTTTTTTCTAGTCAATTTGATGCTACATCTATTCCTTATGTATTAATCTACGATAAAAACCAAGAGCTCATAAAAAAACATAAAGGTCAACTCAATGTCAAAGGTGTTTTAAGAGCTTTACAACAAAATGAGTAA
- a CDS encoding FAD:protein FMN transferase, translating into MIKNYLLFIFLALVSCSNQSEQLRAAGSVFGTTYSILYESSENHETAFDSLFFEVNRSMSTYISSSDISKVNANDPVVIDHHFEKVFNTSKEIHTATRGKFDPTIGAVVNAWDFGPEGKIEALDSLKIHELMLSVGMDKVTLSKGVISKPKATRLDFNAIAKGYGVDVIGRYLEAKNIQNYLIEIGGEIRTKGINSVKNTQWKVGVQHPNLESDKRYITTLALENESMATSGTYRKIKFDAEGNRYTHIIDTQTGYPIRSNILTVSVIAQSCMIADAYATAIQAMEVEEISVFLKMHTELKVFIAFVTEDNQLETEVFNGFPEN; encoded by the coding sequence ATGATTAAAAATTATTTATTATTTATTTTTTTAGCACTTGTATCTTGTTCGAATCAATCAGAACAATTACGGGCGGCTGGTTCTGTTTTTGGAACGACCTACTCAATTCTTTATGAGAGTAGCGAAAATCATGAAACTGCATTTGACAGTCTGTTTTTTGAAGTTAATCGTTCTATGTCTACATACATTTCTAGTTCTGATATTTCAAAAGTAAATGCAAATGACCCGGTGGTTATCGACCATCATTTTGAGAAAGTTTTCAATACATCAAAAGAAATTCACACCGCGACACGAGGCAAATTTGATCCTACGATTGGCGCTGTAGTCAATGCATGGGATTTTGGACCTGAAGGAAAAATAGAAGCCTTAGACAGTCTTAAAATCCACGAACTCATGCTGTCTGTAGGAATGGATAAAGTTACGCTTAGTAAGGGCGTTATTTCGAAACCAAAAGCAACTCGATTAGATTTTAATGCCATTGCCAAAGGATACGGCGTCGATGTAATCGGACGCTATTTAGAAGCTAAAAACATTCAAAATTATTTAATTGAAATAGGGGGTGAAATTCGTACCAAAGGCATTAACTCCGTTAAGAATACACAATGGAAAGTTGGCGTTCAACACCCCAATCTAGAGAGCGATAAACGCTATATAACGACTTTAGCCCTCGAAAATGAATCCATGGCAACCTCTGGAACTTATCGTAAAATTAAATTTGATGCAGAAGGCAATCGCTATACACATATAATTGATACCCAAACAGGCTATCCAATCCGTTCTAATATATTGACCGTATCGGTCATTGCTCAATCTTGTATGATTGCAGATGCCTATGCTACTGCAATTCAAGCCATGGAAGTAGAAGAAATCAGCGTATTTCTTAAGATGCACACGGAATTAAAAGTCTTTATTGCTTTTGTTACCGAAGATAATCAACTCGAAACAGAGGTGTTTAATGGGTTTCCAGAAAATTAG